The Polynucleobacter sp. JS-JIR-5-A7 region ATCATTCACCACATTCACTAGACCACCACTAGAACCCGATCCATATAGAAGGGCAGATGCACCCCGCAAGATTTCAATTTGATGCGTGTTTTGCATCGGATTAGCTACTGCGTGATCAGCGGAGATGCTTGATACATCACCAACGGATAAACCATTTTGCAAAATCTGTACTCGAGCACCTTCAAGTCCTCGTATTACCGGTCTAGATGCACCCGAACCATAACCCGTTGCTGAAACACCTAGCTCATTTGCCAGAGTTGCTCCAAGCGTGCCACTCAGTTTGTTTTGTAAATCATCACCTGAAAGCACCTTGTTAGGCGATAAAAACCCTTGACCATCATCACGCACGCCGCTGACATTGAGTTGCAATGATGGTTCGGCATTACCTTGCGGCCATGCCGAAAAGCTAGCAATCGAAGTAGCTAGTAATAATGCATATCGAAATGTGGAGTAATGCCTGTAATTCATATTTCATCCAAAATCACCAAAAAGTGGTGATGATTAAAACGGGAGGTATCCAACCTTATTAGTTGGTACGAGTTTTAAAGGATGTCAGTAGGGGGAGCGCGCGATTGGTAAGCCGATAGGGCAGCTTGCGCAAAGTGAAATTCTAGGGGGCTGGCTAGAACGAAGCTAGTAGTTTGAGGTAGCAGCGCTCCGATGAATGCTTCTGGTATGAAACCAGCTAAAGTTAAGGCATCAAGAAGATGGCAAATATCTGAACTGTGAACCGATGTGGGAGCAAATTCATCTGCGGATGATGGGCTAATACTTTGTTGCTGAATACTTGCGTGGCTAATACTGTGAGCAAAGCCAATCCAATGGGTTCCCATCATGCAAGCCATAAGCAAAGCCACTGCGAGAACAGCGTGAACTTGCTTTGTTAATTTGCTGGAAAAATAGGCAACCATGCTCCGAATCTTACAGGATTTGCCTGTAATAGCCCTGTCGGTGTAGAATGTTGGTTCCGTCGGAGTGTAGCGCAGCCTGGTAGCGCACCTGCTTTGGGAGCAGGGGGTCCAAGGTTCGAATCCTTGTACTCCGACCACTTTCCTGATTGTTCTAGATACAGACCCAGCATATTCTGCCCATAGCTCAGCTGGATAGAGCAACGCCCTTCTAAGGCGTAGGTCGCACGTTCGAATCGTGCTGGGCAGGCCAAAGGCTTGACTAGCCGATGAGATTTAATCACAAAACCTGATTTTATTGTGGTCTGTTGACCAAATTTTGACCCGGCTCGCCCAACCTCTGGAACGCCGTAATAGAGCGTAGGTTGATCAGTAAATGTGTCGGGAAAACCGACACATTTTGAATTGGAAAGTACTTAAATCCCATATTCTTACGGCTTATTCATTAGGGTAACTACGCCCCATATGACTCGTAAATCTATTCGTCTATAAGGATAATTATTCTAATTAATACATATATTTAAATGAGTGGGGGCTTGAATGTTCTTTAAAAGTTTTTTGATTGTAGTTTTGCCTATCTTAATCGTCACTTCACCAGCGTTTGCTCAAGAGAGTAATACTTCAAATCCACTACCAAAAGACTCGCAAGAATGGCGCTTTGAAATTACTCCCTATATATGGGTGCCTGGAATTAAGGGCACTATAAATTTTGACAATAGCCTTGCAAAATCTGCTGATTTTTCTTCAAGCAATATATTAAGCAATCTTAAGTCTGGTGCCATGATGTCTGCCGAAGCGCACAAAGGGAATTGGGGCATTATGGGCGATCTTGTTTCAGCAACTTTACAAAATTCAGGATCAATTCCCATATATGGCGGCGCTGCCACTGTAGCAGACAAAATTACGCTGCAGCAAACGGTTTTAACTGGTGCTGCGACTTATACGCTTGCTAATACTCGGGACATATATGTTGACGGCTTGCTAGGTGCTCGGGCAATTGATATCACGGCTACCTTAAACGGCAATTTAGTTGGCACTGCTGAAAAAGAAACGATTTCAAAGAAAACTTCGACGGTTGATCCTATCATCGGTGCTAAGGGTCGCTACCGTATCGCAGACTCTAGTTGGTATCTACCTGCCTATGCCGATATCGGCAGTGGTGGTGGCACTACGAATTTGACATGGCAGGTGATGGCCGGCATTGGTAAATCATTTGGTAGCTTGATTGATGCGTCATTGACCTATCGCGCGCTGTATTACGACATGAAGGCTGGTGGTGTTTTGCAAAAGACCACGATGCAGGGCCCGCAAATTGCCATTACTTTTAAATTTTGATTCTGAACGATTGGTCCTATGAAAACATTCAAACGTATTCTTGTCGTTATCGCAGCGACTGCATTGTCCAGTCAAGTATATGCTCAAAGCAGTGGTGTTCCTGATGGTGATGTGGATAAGGTTGGTATTGCAAAAAAACTAGCTAACCCGATTGCCAATATGATTTCGGTGCCACTGCAATACGAATTTAGTCGAGGCGTTGGTAAAAACCAAGGTGGCTCTGAACAAACTCTACTCTTTCAACCAGTAATGCCATTTAATTTGGGTGGTGGAGATACTTTCATTGTTCGCCCGATTGTTGCCGGTGTAAGAGAGGTCAGTGTTCAGGCTGCGAATAGCCAAAGCTTTTCAGGTTATGGCATTGCTAGCGTTACGGTGGAATCGTTTTATGCGCCCAACACCAATTCATCTTGGATCTGGGGGGTAGGTCCCTATGCCGTATCTCCCTCGGGCAATAGCGGCAAGTTTGGCTCACAACAAACAGGTGCTGGCGTGACGGGTGTAGTTCTCAATCGTCATGGTCCCTGGACGTATGGATTGCTAGGTTATCAGTCTTGGAGTGTAGGTGGCAATCCAACCTTTGGCACGCAAAACAATTTATATGGCCAACCGTTTGTCGCTTTCACCAACAAAGACGCATTTACTTATACCGTTAATATGGAGGCGCAATATAACTACGATACGCATCGCACATCCAACCCCCTGTATGCCGGCGTATCGAAATTGATGGTATTTGATGGCGTACCTTTGCAGTTTGCTGCTGGCCCTATGTATTACATCAGTAATACCCCAGGTGGCCCATCAGGATGGGGCGCTCGCGCCACGGCAACATTGGTCATTTTGAAATAAATCAAAGTACTTGAAAACGCCAATACCAAACTTTTACAAGGATTCATATGAAACAAAGCATCACTCATAAAATTGTTGCTACATCAGTCTCGCTAATCTTAGCATTTGCTCCTTTATTGAGTGAAGCATGTACTGCTGTAAATATCGCTGCAAAAGATGGCTCTGTTGTTGCGGGTAGAACAATGGAGTGGGCTTTTGATATGAAGTGGCAGTTAACCGTCAATCCCAAAGGTACAGCTATCGCGTTAACTGCGCCTAGTTCAATGAAATTACCGGCAAGCAGTTTGTCGAGCAAATATGGATTTGCAGGTATTTCACCAGCCATCTTACCAGGACCGCCTGCCTACCTAGAAGGTCAGAATGAAGCTGGTCTTGCTATTAGTGGGAATTTTTTGCCAGGCTTTACTGAGTACCAGACAGTCAGCTCACAAGATAAGAACTACGTTTCGATTCTCAATTTGGGCGGTTTTATTTTGGGAATGTTTGGCACAGTCAAAGAACTACGTAATGAGTTGCCTAAATATAAGGTGTGGTTTGATCCAAGTGAAGTCAAGGGTTTACCAACACCACCTTGGCTACATTTTGTTTTAACTGATCGAAGTGGCGATAGCATTGTGATCGAGTTTGTAAAAGGCCAGATGGTCATTCACAATAATCTAGCAGGCGTCTTAACTAATGCCCCAACCTATGACTGGCATCTGAATAACGTGCGCAATTATTTATCGCTTACAGCAACTGCTACTCCTTCTGTGGCTGTTGGTAAGGTCAATGTGACTGAGTTAGGTCAGGGCGGCGGTTTGATTGGCTTGCCAGCGGATTACACGCCACCATCGCGTTTTGTCAGGGCTACTTATCTCAGACAGTTCGCCTATCAGCCTAGCAATAGCGTTGATGCTATTGCCTTAGTAGGGCATATTTTGGATAACGTGGATATCCCTATGGGGGTTGCAAGATCCACTGATGGCAAGCAGGTAGTTTCTGATTACACGCAGTGGGTTAATCTGAAGGATTTAAAAAATAATAAGATGAAGATTGCTAATTATGCAAGTCGTACCAACTTTATCGAGATTGATTTGAACCAAATGTTTAAATCTGGAAAAACGAAAAGCTGGTTAGTGGACAAATTACCCTATCCACAAAACGATATGACAGCAGAGCTCTTAAAATAAATTAACAAATAAACCTCCTTGGAGTGGTTTATTTTTCAGAGCATCAAACCAGATTGATTGGTTAATTAAAACTTCAAATCCTTAATACCTCAGCCATTTATGAAAATCCTCAAAATCATTTTCTCTATAGTCCTTCTTTCGCTAGCCACCCAAGTCTTTGCTGATAATGCAGAGATTTATTTCAATGGTGACATCCTGACGATGGAGGGTGATAAGCCACAGTATGTTGAAGCAGTTGTAGTGAAGGGCAAGAAGATTGCTTATGTCGGTAATTTGCGAGATGCTTTAAATGGAGCCGGCGCTAATCCAGTAATGCAGGATTTAAAAGGACGCACTTTATTGCCAGGCTTTATAGATGCCTGGGGTCACTTTACCTTGATTGCTCAAAATACTCTGAGTGTCAATCTCGGGTATTTTTCAGAGAAACCTCCACATACCACGCACGAGCTCATTGGTCGCTTGAAGGCTGAAGCTCAACCGTTTAATGGTTGGATCATTGGTTCGGAGTATGCGGATGCCTTTCTGACCGATGGCCCTTTAACGATTGCGCAATTAGATCAAGCGTTTCCCAATCAACCAGTATTTTTAAATAACATTTCTACTTTGACTGGGATTGTGAATACTGCGGGACTAAAGAAGCTTGGCTTTAGCAAAAATACCAAAGTGACACAAGGCATGCTTCCAGTTGATCCAAAAACCGGCAAGCTTACTGGTGAATTGATTGGTGGTCCTAATTTCGAGGCAACAGCAAAGGTATTCGGCAAGTATTCTCAAGATTTAATGATGGAAACTTATCGCAAAGCCGAACAGATTTATGCCTCAAATGGCTTTACTACTGCTCAAAGTTATCAAACTACCATCCAAGATATTAGCAATATGCGCCAGGCAGTGGATCGCAATGTGATTAGCTTAGATCTGATTGCGCTGCCCACCTATGACGTGGTTGATCAATTACTTGCAACTAATAAAAATTATCCTTTTGGAGTCTATACCAAGGGTGATGGCGGCTTTAAGGTTGCTGGAATATTGGTTTCTACAGATGGCGCGCCACAATTGCGTTTGGCCTATTTCACCAAGCCTTATAACGACACCACAGGATTACCAAAAGAATGGCGCGGGATGGCTGTTGCTTCCCAGGATTTGGTTAATAAGTACGCAAAGTTAGCTTATGAAAAAAATATCCAGTACTTCGGCTATTCCAATGGCGATGCTGGTATTGATATGGCGCTTTCTGGAATTTCTAAAGCAATAAAAGAAACGGGCGTTACTGAAGATCGTAGATCAGTGATCTCCCATTCCTTCTTTGTTCGTGATGATCAATTGGACCAATACAAAACCCATAAAATTCTGCCTCAATTTATGCCTAACCATATTTGGATGTATGGCGATGTATATAGAAAGATTCTGGGGGATGAGAGGGCTAACAATATGGTTCCACTTAATTTGGCTAAGACAAAAGGAATGCAATTTGGCCTTCACAATGACACGCCGTCATCAGGGCCAAGCGCATTGTTTACGATTTGGACCGCGGTTAATCGCAAAACCTATGGAGGCAGTACTTTGGGCTCTGGTCAACGCCTTGATCCTTATACAGCGCTACGTGGCTTTACTTCTGTGCCTGCATATCAGTACAAAGAAGAAGCATCAAAGGGTACTATTACTTCTGGAAAACTTGCGGATATGGTGATTCTTGATCGCAATCCATTGAAAGTGGATTCAATGGAAATTAGGGATATTCAGATTGTGAAGACGATTAAGAATGGTAAGGATTTATTTATTAGCCCATAGTTAGACAATATTACTTTTTTTGAAGTTAACTAACTTTCCGGTTATTAATTTCTTTGCAATCAACAACAGTTCATCGCGTCCTTGACACTGTGGTGTCGGTTAAACCGACTCCACATCTGCCAATGCCAAACTCTAACCAGCGAATTCCACTTCGAGCCACAGATCTCGGTGCCGATCGAACACCTGATCTTGCCAGGCTTATGTCATTGTCTAAGCTATTGATTTATATCATTTTTAAAGCTTCTAAGGCGTAGGTCGCACGTTCGAATCGTGCTGGGCAGACCAAATTCTCCAATACCCTTAGTTTTATCTCTGCTCGCTTCACAAGGTAACAAAAAGTCTCAAAAGTAGGCCTGATTCAGCATAAGACACTCATAAATTTGCTATAAATACAGATATAGCTATTTATTGATAAACACTGATCGCTAATATAAGTAAAAACTGGAGAAAACGATGAAGAACAAGTCTTTAATTAAAGCGGGTCTGATTGCTGGGTTATTCATTAGCACCATGAGCGCTCATGCTGCAAGTGCGACGATGGACAAAATTAAATCTACTGGCGCTGTCACCATGGGTGTGCGCGAATCCTCAATCCCAATGTCCTACACGACTGGCGACAGCCGCTTTGATGGTTACCATGTGGAAGTGTGCCGCATGATTTTGGGTGACATCAAAGATAAGCTTGGCTTGAGCACTTTACGCATTAATTATCAGCCAGTGACTTCCCAAAACCGTGTGCCTTTAGTGCAAAACGGCACTGTTGATATTGAGTGTGGCTCAACCACTAATAATACTAATCGCGCTAAGGATGTGGGCTTTGCGAACACTTTATATATAGAAGAAGTCAGGATTGCTGTAAAAGCAAATTCTGGCATTACTTCTATTTCTCAATTGGCTAACAAGAAGGTAGCTACTACTACCGGTACAACCTCTGTTCAGTTGCTCCGCAAGCATGAAAAAGCCAATGGCGTGAACTTTGATGAGGTGTTCGGTAAAGACCATGCGGATAGCTTCTTATTGCTTGAGTCTGGCCGCGCTGATGCATTCGTGATGGATGGTTCAATTTTGGCCGGCAACATTGCTAACTCGAAGAATCCTAAAGATTACAAGATCGTTGGCGAAGTATTGAGTACAGAGCCTATCGCCATCATGGTTCGTAAAGATGATCCAGAATTTAAGGCCGCTGTAAACGCAGCAATTGCAAAGATTGTTGCAAACGGCAAAATGCCTGGCTTATGGAACAAGTGGTTCTTGTCGCCAATTCCACCGAAAAATATCGTAGTAGGTCTTGAGCTGTCCCCAGCAACCAAGAATGCTTGGACAAACTTGAACGACAAACCGGCAGAAGATTACAACAAATAATTGAGATCGCAAGTTAATTAATCTGAATGCTTTAATGTTTACGCGATCGGATTTATGGATCTAGGAATCTTTTGTAAAAGTACCTTAGACGGAGAAGTAGTTGATCACTGCTTCTCCGCTTTATTAGGTATTGGTCAAAACGCTGATCCCAGTTATTTAGACTGGCTCATGAAGGCTTGGGGCTGGACACTGGCTGTCGCCGCTCTTAGTCTAATCATCGCTATGTCACTTGGTGCTGTCATGGGCACCTTACGTACCTTACCCACAGAAACGACATTGAACCGTTTCTTGATACGCTTTTCTACCGCATGGGTAGAGCTCTTTAGAAACATTCCGATTTTGGTTCAAGTATTTCTTTGGTATCACGTGATACCAGCCTTCTTTCAGCCTTTAAAAGCATTTCCATCTTATCTATTAGTCAGCATTGCTTTAGGCTTCTTTACTTCTGCACGGATTGCAGAGCAGGTAAGGGCAGGTATTCAGTCACTTCCCTCCGGTCAGAAAGCAGCAGCAACTGCTTTGGGTTTAACTACCTTTCAAAGCTATCGCTACATTATTTTGCCAATGGCGTTGCGCATAGTGATTCCACCTCTTACTTCTGAGAGCATGAATCTCATCAAAAACTCTTCAGTAGCGTTTGCAGTTTCGGTACCTGAACTCACACTATTCGCTATGCAGGCTCAAGAAGAAACTTCGCATGGAGTCGAAATCTATTTAGCCGTAACCTTGCTTTATGCTTTATCGGCATTCGCAGTAAATCGTGTGATGACCTATATTGAAAAGCGCTCTCGCATTCCTGGCTTCATTATTGCTAATACAGAAGTGGCAGCACATTAAATGAATGCTATGAATCATTTCATGGTGGTTTTATGCTCAGTCTAGACCTCAGTTTTTATAACTGGGAACTCTTCACGAATTACATCCTGAAAGGCATGCTGTTTAGTGTGCAACTGACAGTCATTGCGACCGTTGGCGGGATTGTCTTTGGTACCTTCTTAGCTTTGATGCGCTTATCTGGTAGACCTAGCTTAGTCTACCCAGCAACTATTTATGTGAATACCATGCGCTCCATTCCGTTGGTGATGGTGATCTTGTGGTTCTTTTTATTGATACCCATGTTGATTGGCAGGCCCATCGGTGCTGACTTATCCGCCACCATCACTTTTATTGCTTTTGAGGGAGCATTTTTCTCTGAAATTGTGCGCGCTGGTATTCAGTCGGTACCCAAGGGTCAAGGATATGCTGCGGAAGCCTTAGGCATGACCTATGGTCAAAATATGCGTTTTATCGTATTGCCGCAAGCCTTCAGAAACATGATTCCCGTCTTCATGACGCAGACCATCATTCTGTTTCAGGATACTTCCTTGGTTTATGCCATCGGTGCTTATGATTTATTAAAGGGCTTTGAGATTGCCGGCAAGAACTATGGCCGTCCTATGGAGACCTATCTCTTGGCTGCCTTTACCTATTTCATTATTTGTTTCTCGCTATCGAAGATCGTCAGAGCAGTTCACTCCAAAGTAGCGATTATTCGTTAATACATTTGTAATTTATCCCTTATTTATTTAATACTGACTATTCCTAAATCCTCATGATAGAACTGCAAAACGTTTCGAAGTGGTACGGAGACTTTCAAGTCCTGACCGATTGCACTACCAATATTCAAAAAGGGGAAGTAGTTGTGATTTGCGGACCCTCAGGCTCAGGTAAATCGACCTTGATTAAAACCATCAATGCTCTAGAGCCTTTTCAGGCTGGTGAGATTACTGTGGATGGGGTGCGCTTGCATGATCCTAAAACAAATCTACCAAAGTTACGGGCCAGAGTGGGA contains the following coding sequences:
- a CDS encoding choloylglycine hydrolase family protein, which encodes MKQSITHKIVATSVSLILAFAPLLSEACTAVNIAAKDGSVVAGRTMEWAFDMKWQLTVNPKGTAIALTAPSSMKLPASSLSSKYGFAGISPAILPGPPAYLEGQNEAGLAISGNFLPGFTEYQTVSSQDKNYVSILNLGGFILGMFGTVKELRNELPKYKVWFDPSEVKGLPTPPWLHFVLTDRSGDSIVIEFVKGQMVIHNNLAGVLTNAPTYDWHLNNVRNYLSLTATATPSVAVGKVNVTELGQGGGLIGLPADYTPPSRFVRATYLRQFAYQPSNSVDAIALVGHILDNVDIPMGVARSTDGKQVVSDYTQWVNLKDLKNNKMKIANYASRTNFIEIDLNQMFKSGKTKSWLVDKLPYPQNDMTAELLK
- a CDS encoding amidohydrolase yields the protein MKILKIIFSIVLLSLATQVFADNAEIYFNGDILTMEGDKPQYVEAVVVKGKKIAYVGNLRDALNGAGANPVMQDLKGRTLLPGFIDAWGHFTLIAQNTLSVNLGYFSEKPPHTTHELIGRLKAEAQPFNGWIIGSEYADAFLTDGPLTIAQLDQAFPNQPVFLNNISTLTGIVNTAGLKKLGFSKNTKVTQGMLPVDPKTGKLTGELIGGPNFEATAKVFGKYSQDLMMETYRKAEQIYASNGFTTAQSYQTTIQDISNMRQAVDRNVISLDLIALPTYDVVDQLLATNKNYPFGVYTKGDGGFKVAGILVSTDGAPQLRLAYFTKPYNDTTGLPKEWRGMAVASQDLVNKYAKLAYEKNIQYFGYSNGDAGIDMALSGISKAIKETGVTEDRRSVISHSFFVRDDQLDQYKTHKILPQFMPNHIWMYGDVYRKILGDERANNMVPLNLAKTKGMQFGLHNDTPSSGPSALFTIWTAVNRKTYGGSTLGSGQRLDPYTALRGFTSVPAYQYKEEASKGTITSGKLADMVILDRNPLKVDSMEIRDIQIVKTIKNGKDLFISP
- a CDS encoding amino acid ABC transporter substrate-binding protein, producing the protein MKNKSLIKAGLIAGLFISTMSAHAASATMDKIKSTGAVTMGVRESSIPMSYTTGDSRFDGYHVEVCRMILGDIKDKLGLSTLRINYQPVTSQNRVPLVQNGTVDIECGSTTNNTNRAKDVGFANTLYIEEVRIAVKANSGITSISQLANKKVATTTGTTSVQLLRKHEKANGVNFDEVFGKDHADSFLLLESGRADAFVMDGSILAGNIANSKNPKDYKIVGEVLSTEPIAIMVRKDDPEFKAAVNAAIAKIVANGKMPGLWNKWFLSPIPPKNIVVGLELSPATKNAWTNLNDKPAEDYNK
- a CDS encoding amino acid ABC transporter permease, which codes for MDLGIFCKSTLDGEVVDHCFSALLGIGQNADPSYLDWLMKAWGWTLAVAALSLIIAMSLGAVMGTLRTLPTETTLNRFLIRFSTAWVELFRNIPILVQVFLWYHVIPAFFQPLKAFPSYLLVSIALGFFTSARIAEQVRAGIQSLPSGQKAAATALGLTTFQSYRYIILPMALRIVIPPLTSESMNLIKNSSVAFAVSVPELTLFAMQAQEETSHGVEIYLAVTLLYALSAFAVNRVMTYIEKRSRIPGFIIANTEVAAH
- a CDS encoding amino acid ABC transporter permease, whose protein sequence is MLSLDLSFYNWELFTNYILKGMLFSVQLTVIATVGGIVFGTFLALMRLSGRPSLVYPATIYVNTMRSIPLVMVILWFFLLIPMLIGRPIGADLSATITFIAFEGAFFSEIVRAGIQSVPKGQGYAAEALGMTYGQNMRFIVLPQAFRNMIPVFMTQTIILFQDTSLVYAIGAYDLLKGFEIAGKNYGRPMETYLLAAFTYFIICFSLSKIVRAVHSKVAIIR